One segment of Leuconostoc lactis DNA contains the following:
- a CDS encoding ATP-dependent Clp protease ATP-binding subunit produces the protein MDNTYTPSAQNVLVLAQEQAKYFKHQAVGTEHLLLALAIEKEGIASKILGQFNVTDDDIREEIEHFTGYGMTARYDKNSYLPYSPKAADILRQAGEESRALAQPRVGTEHILLALLQDESILSSRILLALDANLQEMRRAILRKLGVTDVRKQMKQHDRQQPQGTPTLDGLARDLTQLAKDNKMDPIVGRSSEVRRVVQILSRRTKNNPVLIGEPGVGKTAIAEGLAQRIVTNDVPDSLKNKRLMALDMGSLVAGTKYRGEFEDRLKKIIDEIYHDGQVILFIDELHTLIGAGGAEGAIDASNILKPALARGEIQTLGATTFDEYQKYVESDAALERRFAPVTVNEPSQADAIAILTGIRPKFEAHHQVQIDDEAIAAAVKLSSRYITDRFLPDKAIDLMDEAGAKVRIDAVDKPNALQKNQLRLAELTEAKDQAITALDFEKAADLRAEEMKVKNKLDKLAAKMANQTAADRPQYDLHVTAEDIAEVISQQTGVPLTQLEKNEKQRLVNLEAVLGRRVVGQKQAISAVARAIRRARSGLKDPSRPIGTFMFLGPTGVGKTELAKALAEAVFGNEDNMIRIDMSEYQERWSASRLIGSAPGYVGYDEGGQLTEQVRNHPYSVILLDEAEKAHQDIFNLMLQVFDDGFLTDSKGRKVDFRNTIIIMTSNLGATRLRDEKAMGFGAVDLKNDNAAVAEKIRETLKETFRPEFINRLDEAVVFEPLTKPEIHTIVKLMSRDILQRVAEQGISVKITPAAIDVIADAGFDPEYGARPIRRVLQTKVEDALSEALLRGNITTDSVVTIGAKQGDINITIKPQKKVITHA, from the coding sequence ATGGATAACACATACACACCTAGTGCGCAAAACGTCCTCGTTTTAGCACAAGAACAGGCAAAATATTTTAAGCATCAGGCTGTTGGGACAGAACACCTCTTGCTTGCTTTAGCGATTGAAAAAGAAGGTATCGCGAGTAAAATTTTAGGCCAGTTTAATGTGACGGATGACGATATTCGTGAAGAAATTGAACACTTTACTGGCTATGGCATGACAGCACGTTATGACAAAAATAGTTATCTTCCTTATTCACCAAAGGCGGCTGATATTTTACGACAAGCAGGTGAAGAATCACGGGCGTTAGCCCAACCGCGAGTTGGCACAGAGCATATCCTCTTAGCACTCTTACAAGATGAAAGTATTTTATCATCACGTATTTTGCTGGCTTTGGATGCCAACTTGCAAGAAATGCGGCGTGCAATCCTACGTAAGTTAGGTGTGACGGACGTGCGCAAGCAAATGAAACAACATGATCGCCAGCAGCCACAGGGTACGCCCACATTAGACGGTTTGGCACGTGATTTAACGCAATTAGCCAAGGATAACAAGATGGATCCGATTGTCGGGCGTTCGAGTGAAGTGCGACGTGTCGTACAGATTTTGTCACGGCGGACGAAGAATAATCCGGTTTTGATTGGCGAACCTGGTGTTGGAAAAACAGCAATTGCTGAAGGCTTGGCGCAACGTATTGTGACCAATGATGTGCCTGATTCACTTAAAAACAAGCGCCTGATGGCATTGGATATGGGTTCACTAGTTGCCGGGACAAAATATCGTGGTGAATTTGAAGATCGCTTAAAAAAGATCATTGATGAAATTTATCATGATGGACAAGTCATTTTGTTTATTGATGAACTTCACACGTTGATTGGTGCTGGTGGTGCTGAAGGCGCGATCGATGCCTCTAACATTTTAAAGCCAGCGTTAGCACGTGGTGAAATTCAAACATTAGGCGCCACGACTTTTGACGAATATCAAAAGTATGTGGAGTCAGATGCTGCTTTGGAACGGCGTTTTGCACCAGTGACGGTCAATGAACCCTCACAAGCAGACGCCATTGCGATTTTGACCGGCATTCGACCAAAGTTTGAAGCGCATCATCAAGTGCAAATCGATGATGAAGCGATTGCAGCAGCCGTGAAACTATCATCACGTTATATTACGGATCGTTTCTTGCCCGACAAGGCAATTGATTTGATGGATGAAGCTGGGGCTAAAGTACGTATTGATGCGGTTGATAAGCCAAATGCCCTGCAAAAAAACCAGTTACGTTTAGCTGAATTGACAGAAGCGAAGGATCAAGCCATTACGGCACTTGACTTTGAAAAGGCGGCCGATCTGCGTGCTGAAGAAATGAAAGTCAAAAACAAGTTAGATAAGTTAGCCGCGAAAATGGCCAATCAAACAGCGGCTGACCGGCCACAATACGATTTACACGTGACGGCTGAAGATATCGCGGAAGTGATTTCACAGCAGACAGGTGTGCCACTAACACAACTTGAAAAGAACGAAAAGCAACGACTCGTTAATCTGGAAGCCGTGTTGGGTCGCCGTGTGGTGGGACAAAAGCAAGCTATTTCTGCGGTTGCGCGTGCCATTCGTCGTGCTCGTTCTGGCCTGAAAGATCCAAGTCGTCCAATTGGGACTTTTATGTTTTTGGGGCCAACAGGGGTTGGTAAAACAGAATTGGCCAAAGCTTTAGCCGAAGCGGTCTTTGGTAATGAAGATAATATGATTCGGATCGATATGTCTGAATATCAAGAGCGTTGGTCAGCTTCACGTTTGATCGGCTCAGCGCCTGGTTATGTTGGCTATGATGAGGGTGGTCAACTCACAGAGCAAGTCCGTAATCATCCTTATTCCGTTATCTTGTTAGATGAAGCTGAAAAGGCACATCAGGATATTTTCAACCTCATGTTGCAAGTGTTTGATGATGGTTTCTTAACAGATTCTAAGGGGCGCAAGGTTGATTTTCGAAATACGATTATTATCATGACGTCAAACCTTGGGGCAACAAGATTACGTGATGAAAAAGCCATGGGCTTTGGGGCCGTTGACTTGAAAAATGATAACGCCGCGGTTGCTGAAAAAATTCGTGAAACGTTGAAAGAAACCTTCCGACCTGAATTTATTAACCGACTAGATGAGGCGGTCGTCTTTGAGCCGTTAACGAAGCCTGAAATTCATACGATTGTGAAGCTCATGAGCCGTGATATCTTACAACGGGTTGCTGAACAAGGAATTTCAGTTAAAATCA
- the prfB gene encoding peptide chain release factor 2, with the protein MEIIDAKHALADIEENIARFRGTLDLEALTEEIADFENRMTEPGFWDDNVKAQKVIEENNILKNRRDSFLNLTNQAEEIAVLIEMLSEDPEDEDTAAELAASVEKVQKDVEAYNLEQLLTEPYDANNAILEVHPGSGGTESTDWGANLYRMYTRWAQQHGFQVEVLDYHAGDEAGIDSATIKISGHNAYGFLRSEKGVHRFVRISPFDSAGRRHTSFVSVDVMPELDDTIEVEVRDDDIKMDVFRSGGAGGQNVNKVSTGVRLTHEPTGIVVSSTVERTQYGNRDYAMRLLKGKLYQLELEKQAAERAALTGEKMENGWGSQIRSYVLHPYQMVKDHRTNYETNQPQQVLDGDLDPFINAYLQWQLSLKNPN; encoded by the coding sequence ATGGAAATTATTGATGCTAAACATGCTTTAGCAGATATCGAAGAAAATATTGCCCGTTTTCGTGGCACACTGGATCTGGAAGCGTTAACAGAAGAAATCGCTGATTTTGAAAACCGCATGACAGAACCAGGTTTTTGGGATGATAATGTTAAGGCACAAAAAGTCATTGAAGAAAATAATATTTTGAAGAATCGTCGGGATTCATTCTTAAACTTGACAAATCAGGCAGAAGAAATCGCTGTACTCATTGAAATGTTGTCTGAAGATCCGGAAGATGAGGATACTGCAGCCGAATTAGCGGCCAGTGTGGAAAAGGTTCAAAAAGATGTTGAAGCCTACAATTTGGAACAACTGTTAACTGAACCTTATGATGCCAACAATGCCATTTTGGAAGTGCATCCAGGATCTGGTGGTACCGAATCAACTGACTGGGGTGCCAACTTGTATCGGATGTACACGCGTTGGGCTCAGCAGCATGGCTTCCAAGTGGAAGTGTTAGATTATCACGCTGGTGACGAAGCAGGGATTGATAGTGCGACTATTAAGATTTCTGGGCACAATGCTTATGGCTTCTTACGGAGTGAAAAGGGTGTGCACCGCTTTGTGCGTATCTCACCATTTGATTCAGCGGGTCGTCGTCATACGAGTTTCGTCAGTGTCGATGTGATGCCGGAATTGGATGACACGATTGAAGTTGAAGTCCGTGATGATGACATCAAGATGGATGTTTTCCGTTCAGGTGGTGCCGGTGGACAAAACGTCAACAAGGTGTCAACCGGTGTCCGATTGACGCACGAACCAACCGGTATCGTTGTGTCATCAACTGTTGAACGGACGCAGTACGGTAACCGTGACTATGCTATGCGTTTGTTGAAGGGGAAGTTGTACCAGCTTGAATTAGAAAAGCAAGCAGCGGAACGTGCCGCCTTAACGGGTGAAAAGATGGAAAACGGCTGGGGATCACAAATTCGGTCGTATGTCTTACATCCTTATCAGATGGTCAAAGATCATCGAACGAACTACGAAACCAATCAGCCGCAACAAGTACTTGATGGGGACTTAGATCCGTTCATTAATGCCTATTTGCAATGGCAATTGAGTTTAAAAAACCCAAATTAA
- the secA gene encoding preprotein translocase subunit SecA yields the protein MANPIRKLVDNSKKQLKKLNNIADQVESYADEMSALTDAQLQAKTPFFQEKIAAAVAATTDKDKQNKALSKVLDEILPEAFAVAREGAKRVLGLYPFRVQIMGAAVLHGGNLAEMRTGEGKTLTATMAVYLNALSGRGVHVVTVNDYLSARDAEQMGQLYNWLGLTVGVNVGDAPADEKRAAYNADITYSTNFNIGFDYLRDNMVHRAEERVMQRGLNFALIDEADSILIDTARTPLIISGPGSGVSQLYARADRFVKTLVRDEDYKIDEEAKTTMMTNEGIHKAEVFFNLDNLYAAGDTALTHHIDQALRANFNYINDKDYVVQDGEVKLIDQSTGRISEGTRLSDGLHQAIEAKEGVEIQEENKSMAQITYQNLFRMYKKLSGMTGTAKTEEEELREIYNMEVITIPTNRPVKRVDYPDLLYPSMRAKYNAVVKLIQELHAKGQPILIGTGSVESSELLSKILMAQNVPHNVLNAKNNAKEAEIIANAGQRGAVTVATNMAGRGTDIKLGPGVSELGGLAVIATERHESRRIDNQLRGRAGRQGDEGFSQFFLSLEDDLMIRFGAERIRLIWERMNLDEEETVIKNRLITRSVESAQKRVEGNNYDTRKNVLQYDDVVREQRELMYRQRDIVIDETKSLDWVLMPMVERTINRVVDAQTKGKKPAEWHLDQIVTFAGNVLVNENDISVAQLKGLDRDGIKALLLNLAKENYRVKQGQLYDPAQMLEFEKVVILRAIDQHWTDHIDALDRLRQGVGLRGYGQLNPLIEYQNEAFDNFNKMIADVEYDATRTFMKAEIRQNLQA from the coding sequence ATGGCAAATCCAATACGTAAATTAGTTGATAATTCAAAAAAACAACTAAAAAAATTAAACAATATTGCCGATCAAGTTGAAAGTTACGCTGATGAAATGTCAGCATTAACTGATGCGCAATTACAAGCTAAAACGCCATTTTTCCAGGAAAAAATTGCAGCAGCGGTAGCTGCTACAACAGATAAGGATAAACAAAATAAAGCCCTATCAAAGGTATTAGATGAGATATTACCAGAAGCTTTTGCAGTTGCGCGTGAAGGTGCTAAGCGTGTCTTAGGACTGTACCCATTCCGTGTTCAAATTATGGGTGCTGCGGTGTTGCATGGTGGTAATTTAGCGGAAATGCGTACCGGTGAAGGTAAGACACTAACAGCAACGATGGCGGTTTATTTGAATGCCTTATCAGGTCGTGGTGTGCATGTGGTGACTGTCAACGATTATTTGTCAGCGCGAGATGCTGAGCAAATGGGTCAGCTTTATAATTGGCTTGGCCTAACTGTTGGTGTGAATGTCGGTGATGCGCCAGCTGATGAAAAACGAGCAGCGTATAATGCCGATATCACTTATTCAACAAACTTTAACATTGGGTTTGATTATTTGCGTGATAACATGGTGCATCGTGCCGAGGAGCGCGTGATGCAACGTGGGTTAAACTTTGCGTTGATTGATGAAGCGGATTCAATTTTAATCGATACGGCGCGGACACCTTTGATCATTTCAGGACCTGGATCAGGTGTTTCACAATTGTATGCACGGGCTGACCGTTTTGTAAAAACACTTGTACGCGACGAAGATTATAAAATTGATGAAGAAGCTAAGACAACGATGATGACCAATGAAGGGATTCATAAGGCAGAGGTCTTCTTTAATTTGGACAATTTATATGCTGCTGGCGATACAGCCTTAACGCACCATATTGACCAAGCACTTCGTGCGAACTTTAACTACATTAATGATAAAGACTATGTGGTACAAGATGGCGAAGTCAAGTTAATTGACCAGTCAACGGGTCGTATTTCTGAAGGCACACGTTTGTCGGATGGCTTGCATCAAGCAATTGAAGCCAAAGAAGGCGTTGAAATTCAAGAAGAAAATAAGTCAATGGCACAAATTACGTATCAGAATTTGTTCCGTATGTATAAGAAACTGTCTGGTATGACGGGAACAGCCAAGACTGAAGAAGAAGAACTACGCGAAATCTACAACATGGAAGTCATTACGATTCCAACTAACCGACCAGTTAAGCGTGTGGATTATCCGGATTTGTTGTACCCATCAATGCGTGCTAAGTACAACGCGGTGGTTAAATTAATCCAAGAATTACACGCCAAGGGGCAACCCATTTTAATTGGGACAGGGTCTGTTGAATCATCTGAATTGTTGTCGAAAATTTTGATGGCACAAAATGTCCCACATAACGTATTGAATGCCAAAAATAACGCCAAAGAAGCTGAAATTATCGCTAACGCGGGACAACGTGGGGCCGTAACAGTTGCGACTAACATGGCGGGACGTGGAACAGATATTAAGCTTGGCCCTGGTGTGTCCGAATTAGGTGGGCTAGCTGTGATTGCCACAGAACGTCATGAATCTCGCCGAATTGATAACCAGTTACGTGGTCGTGCTGGTCGTCAAGGTGATGAAGGCTTCTCACAATTCTTCTTGTCATTGGAAGATGATTTGATGATTCGTTTCGGTGCAGAACGTATTCGTCTGATTTGGGAACGTATGAATTTGGATGAAGAAGAAACAGTGATTAAGAATCGTTTGATCACCCGTTCTGTTGAATCAGCCCAAAAGCGTGTCGAAGGTAACAACTACGATACGCGTAAAAACGTGTTGCAATATGATGATGTTGTCCGTGAACAACGTGAATTAATGTATCGTCAACGTGATATCGTCATTGATGAAACAAAATCATTGGATTGGGTCCTCATGCCAATGGTTGAACGGACAATTAATCGTGTCGTTGATGCACAAACCAAAGGTAAGAAGCCAGCGGAATGGCATTTGGATCAAATCGTTACCTTCGCCGGTAATGTTTTGGTGAATGAAAATGATATTTCGGTTGCCCAGTTAAAAGGGTTAGACCGTGATGGCATCAAGGCATTGCTATTAAACTTAGCAAAAGAAAATTATCGTGTTAAGCAGGGTCAACTCTATGATCCGGCACAAATGTTAGAATTTGAAAAAGTGGTCATTCTCCGTGCCATTGATCAACATTGGACAGACCACATCGATGCCTTAGATCGTTTGCGTCAGGGTGTTGGCCTTCGTGGTTATGGGCAATTGAACCCACTGATTGAATATCAAAACGAAGCGTTTGACAACTTCAACAAAATGATTGCTGATGTTGAATATGATGCGACACGCACCTTTATGAAAGCAGAAATCCGTCAAAACTTACAAGCTTAA
- the serS gene encoding serine--tRNA ligase translates to MLDMKYLRKNEAEATQRLLDRGVPAERLQELLALDQERREAIQQVENLKAQRNAVSDKIAYAKRNKEDASEAIAAMQQVGAEIKALDARQAELDEAVKNLAAHLPNLAAPEVPVGPDDTANVEQRVWEPADYGTRPHALADTPSWLKAHYEIGEALGILDFERGAKVSGARFLYYVGDGARLERAVYNFMLDEHRQEGYTEMITPIVVNDTAMFGTGQYPKFQDDAYRVEGLAQTYIPTAEVPLTNYYAGETIPSENLPIKFTALSPSFRKEAGAAGKDTRGLIRLHQFNKVEMVKFTKPEQSYAELESMTANAENILQKLGLPYHVVMLSTGDMGFSAAKTYDIEVWMPQQKVYREISSVSNTEDFQARRMHITYRDDNDKLQLVHTLNGSGLAVGRTVAAILENYQNEDGTVTIPEVLRPYMGGQTTLAATAHY, encoded by the coding sequence ATGTTAGACATGAAGTATTTGCGCAAAAATGAAGCTGAGGCAACGCAACGGTTGCTTGATCGGGGTGTACCAGCAGAAAGGTTACAAGAGTTGTTGGCCTTGGATCAAGAACGGCGAGAAGCCATCCAACAAGTTGAAAATTTGAAGGCACAACGGAACGCTGTGTCGGATAAGATTGCGTATGCTAAGCGTAACAAAGAAGATGCAAGCGAAGCCATTGCGGCGATGCAACAAGTTGGTGCGGAAATTAAAGCCTTAGATGCACGTCAAGCAGAGTTGGATGAGGCAGTGAAAAATTTGGCGGCCCATTTGCCTAATTTAGCAGCGCCAGAAGTACCAGTTGGCCCAGACGATACAGCAAATGTTGAGCAGCGCGTTTGGGAGCCAGCTGACTATGGCACACGACCACATGCTTTGGCGGACACACCAAGTTGGTTGAAAGCGCACTATGAAATTGGGGAAGCACTGGGCATTTTAGATTTCGAACGTGGCGCTAAGGTTTCTGGAGCTCGTTTCTTGTATTATGTTGGTGACGGGGCCCGTTTGGAGCGTGCTGTTTACAACTTTATGCTTGATGAACATCGACAAGAAGGGTATACCGAAATGATTACCCCAATTGTGGTCAATGATACAGCGATGTTTGGTACGGGACAGTATCCGAAGTTTCAAGATGATGCTTACCGTGTAGAAGGGTTGGCCCAAACTTATATTCCAACAGCAGAAGTACCACTGACAAACTATTATGCTGGAGAAACAATCCCGAGCGAAAACTTACCAATCAAATTTACTGCGTTATCACCATCATTCCGTAAGGAAGCTGGGGCAGCTGGAAAAGATACGCGTGGCTTGATTCGTTTGCACCAATTCAATAAGGTGGAAATGGTGAAGTTTACTAAGCCGGAACAATCATATGCCGAATTGGAAAGCATGACAGCCAATGCGGAAAACATTTTGCAAAAGCTAGGTCTTCCTTATCATGTCGTGATGCTATCAACGGGGGATATGGGCTTCTCAGCAGCAAAGACTTATGATATTGAAGTGTGGATGCCGCAACAAAAGGTTTATCGCGAAATTTCATCAGTATCAAACACAGAGGACTTCCAAGCACGTCGCATGCACATTACGTATCGCGATGACAATGATAAATTGCAGTTGGTGCACACATTAAATGGATCAGGACTAGCCGTTGGTCGGACGGTCGCAGCCATTTTGGAAAACTATCAGAATGAAGATGGCACAGTCACAATTCCTGAAGTGCTACGGCCTTACATGGGTGGGCAAACAACATTAGCGGCAACAGCACATTATTAA